TCGGATCAGGGAACGGCCGGTCCTGTCAGGTACCGCCCCTTCTCGTCGTACGGCCAGACATTGGGCACGCACCCGTGCATCCCCTTGATCTGCTGCATCATCACGGGAGCCGGCTGTCCTGGCCCGGGGCAGCCGACGTGACCGTGATGGAGGAAGTGACCGACCTCGTGGTTGATGATCAGCGCGCGGTAGGCCGTGACGTCCTTGGCGTAGACGGGGGTCGCGAGCAGCCAGCGCTCGAGGTTCACCATCACGTCGTGTTCCGCGCTGCAGTTGTACCGGCCGAGGGTGTCCAGGCCGTGCTGTTTGCAGATCTTGTCCACGGTCCCGGGGGTCGCGACCCGGACGGCGAAGTCGGTCGCGCCGCTCGACACCCGCTGGAACGCCGAGTGACCGTCCGCCGTCCAGCCACGCGGGTCGGCCAGGATGCGGTCCACCTGCCGGGCGACGTCCGCGGTGGACAGGTCGAGGCCGTCCTCGACCTCGACCCGGTAGCGCAGGACCTTTCCCGATCCCGCCTTGGCACTTCCGCCGGCCGCGACGGTGAACGTGCCCGGTCCCGTGCGCGGGATCTCGGGCGTGGAGGAGGTCTTGGGGCGCGGGGAGGAGCTGGTGGAGCGATCGGGCGACGGGGGCCGGGAGCCGTGCGTCGGCTCGGTGGAGCCGGGGCCGGCTGCGGCGTGGCCGCCGGACTCGCTCCGGGCGCCGGCGTGGCCCTTGCCCGCGCCGGAGGTACTCCCGCCCGCGACCGCGAAACCGGCGGCTCCCAGGAAGGCCAGCGCGGCCAGCCCTCCCCACAGCGGCGCTCTCCGCCTGCGTGTGGCGGCATGTACAGGGCCGCTCCGACGACGGCCACGACTGTCAAGTGCTCTGCGCGTGGTCATGGTTGCCAGGCTGTGATCGCAATGTGATCGGATCTGGCCCAAGTGATAACGAAATGATAACGGGCAGGGACGAGGGTTTATATGATCATCCGGTAACAAACCTGCTGGTGATCGGGCGCCGTGCGGATACTGAGCGCATGCCACGCGTTCTGCTGATCGAAGACGACCGTGCCGTGCGGGACGCAGTCGTACTCGCCCTGCACCACCAGGGACACGAGGTCGCCGCCGCCGAGACCGGTGAGGACGGGCTGGGGCGGCTGCGGTCCTTCCGGCCCGACGTCGTGGTGCTGGACCTGATGCTCCCCGGCATGCCCGGCCTGGACGTGTGCCGCGAGATACGCGCCCTCGACCAGACCCTGCCGATCATCATGGCGACCGCGCGGGGCGACGACGAGGACATCGTCGTGGGACTGGAGGCGGGAGCCGACGACTACGTGGTCAAGCCCGTGCAGGCCCGGGTGCTTCAGGCCCGCATCCGTGCCGTTCTGCGCCGGGCTGCCGGCGCACCCGCCGGGGGCGGCATACCGAAGATCGACACGTACGGGGATCTGGCCGTCGACCGGGCCGGGCTCTCGGTCGCCTGGCGTGGCACGCCGATCGCGCTCGCCCCGTCCGAACTGCGGCTGCTCCTGACCCTGTCCGCCTCGCCCGGCCAGGTGTTCAGCCGGCAGCAGCTTCTGGAGGCGGTCTGGGAGCACAGCTACCACGGCGACGCGCGGCTGGTGGACGCCTGCGTCAAACGGCTGCGCGCCAAGATGGGCGAGCCGCCGCGCGAGCCCCGCTACATCCAGACCGTGCGCGGCTTCGGCTACCGGTTCGCGGCGCGGTGAGGCGTCCACGGGTCCCACAACTGAGCGGTCTGCGCGTACGGCTGGTGGTGGCCTTCGCGCTCGTGACCGCCCTCACCGCGGCCGCGACCGGTGCCCTGACCTTCCGTGAGGCGCGCACGGGTGTGCTCCAGCAGAGCCAGGACACCGTGATCACGCTGTTGCGCACGCAGGTCAGCCGGCTCGCCCAGGACCTCGGCGTCCCGCCGGGTGAAGCCGAGCTGCGGCGGTTCGCGGCGGACGTGGCCCGCACCGACCCCTCCGGATCCTGGCGCGTCCTGGCCACCTACGGCGAGCTGAGCGCCACCTCCGCTC
The Streptomyces sp. CGMCC 4.7035 DNA segment above includes these coding regions:
- a CDS encoding response regulator transcription factor, whose protein sequence is MPRVLLIEDDRAVRDAVVLALHHQGHEVAAAETGEDGLGRLRSFRPDVVVLDLMLPGMPGLDVCREIRALDQTLPIIMATARGDDEDIVVGLEAGADDYVVKPVQARVLQARIRAVLRRAAGAPAGGGIPKIDTYGDLAVDRAGLSVAWRGTPIALAPSELRLLLTLSASPGQVFSRQQLLEAVWEHSYHGDARLVDACVKRLRAKMGEPPREPRYIQTVRGFGYRFAAR
- a CDS encoding DUF3152 domain-containing protein, whose protein sequence is MTTRRALDSRGRRRSGPVHAATRRRRAPLWGGLAALAFLGAAGFAVAGGSTSGAGKGHAGARSESGGHAAAGPGSTEPTHGSRPPSPDRSTSSSPRPKTSSTPEIPRTGPGTFTVAAGGSAKAGSGKVLRYRVEVEDGLDLSTADVARQVDRILADPRGWTADGHSAFQRVSSGATDFAVRVATPGTVDKICKQHGLDTLGRYNCSAEHDVMVNLERWLLATPVYAKDVTAYRALIINHEVGHFLHHGHVGCPGPGQPAPVMMQQIKGMHGCVPNVWPYDEKGRYLTGPAVP